In a genomic window of Acidilobus saccharovorans 345-15:
- a CDS encoding DUF58 domain-containing protein, with protein sequence MIGATSRGAGVLALSASLLVIGIAVGAYLLVALGVLLALASLADLAVLVASSRPTTLRPSQGEVACSAGSGATVALSHGRLRGNLVKDQLVAGLEAGEGGSLLRLSCPHAGSYLLSFVRFTLRSPLGLFEASWEDPVRPPVRASASPRFLPLAVAALAGAGAMGGQGTTAFEAPYTLPRGEDYAWTERLQPGEPAEVIDWRATARRGELMVKRFYPQGSREVSLVVDLTATDPESADELAAASLSIALGLSGSLSVTPYIYDGERLARVNGIDGLARALLERLGRHYPEAFRVLDDYPGRLRLSEGVPEGKVIAVTQLLSPLPSLLPPGCTVVQPTRPWLRAPSLEEAYLMKERHDREVSLLRASGCQVLFTYRRLTTIIM encoded by the coding sequence TTGATAGGGGCCACCTCAAGGGGAGCCGGCGTCCTGGCCCTCTCGGCCTCCCTGTTGGTTATAGGCATTGCCGTGGGGGCCTACTTACTCGTCGCCTTGGGGGTCCTCCTGGCCCTGGCGTCCCTTGCGGACCTGGCAGTCCTCGTGGCGTCGTCAAGGCCCACGACCCTCAGGCCCTCGCAGGGCGAGGTGGCGTGCTCCGCGGGCTCCGGGGCCACAGTAGCCTTGTCGCACGGAAGGCTCAGGGGCAACCTAGTCAAGGATCAGCTGGTGGCCGGGCTTGAGGCGGGCGAGGGCGGCTCCCTGCTTAGGCTCAGCTGCCCCCACGCTGGCAGCTATCTCCTCTCCTTTGTCAGGTTCACGCTGAGGTCCCCCCTTGGCCTCTTCGAGGCCTCCTGGGAGGACCCCGTGAGGCCGCCCGTCAGGGCGTCGGCGAGCCCCAGGTTCCTGCCGCTGGCGGTCGCGGCCCTGGCCGGGGCAGGGGCAATGGGAGGCCAGGGGACTACGGCTTTCGAGGCCCCCTACACGCTGCCTAGGGGCGAGGACTACGCGTGGACCGAGAGGCTGCAGCCCGGCGAGCCGGCCGAGGTGATAGACTGGAGGGCCACGGCCAGGAGGGGAGAACTCATGGTAAAGAGGTTCTACCCCCAGGGCTCAAGGGAGGTGTCGCTCGTGGTTGACCTGACAGCGACCGACCCTGAGTCGGCTGACGAGCTGGCGGCTGCCTCGCTCTCCATAGCCCTTGGCCTCTCGGGGAGCCTCAGCGTGACGCCTTACATATATGACGGCGAGAGACTGGCCAGAGTTAACGGCATTGATGGCCTGGCCAGGGCGCTGCTTGAAAGGCTGGGGAGGCACTACCCGGAGGCCTTCAGGGTCCTAGATGATTACCCCGGCAGGCTCAGGCTCTCCGAGGGAGTCCCCGAGGGCAAGGTAATAGCTGTGACCCAGCTCCTCAGCCCCCTGCCCTCGCTCCTGCCTCCGGGGTGCACCGTTGTGCAGCCCACCAGGCCCTGGCTCAGGGCCCCCTCCCTGGAGGAGGCTTACCTCATGAAGGAGAGGCACGACCGCGAGGTTTCTCTGCTGAGGGCCTCGGGGTGCCAGGTGCTCTTCACCTACAGGAGGCTAACAACTATTATTATGTAG
- a CDS encoding AAA family ATPase — protein MDLGRARDVVSAIRSAVRTYYAGNDEALDTALAAILAEGHVLLEGPPGVGKTTLAKLLAQAMGGQFKRVQMTSDLLPSDVIGAMVWDQAKGEFRFRPGPIFANVVLVDELNRATPRTQSALLEAMAEGQVTVDVNTHQLPRPFLVIATQVPRDTGGVFPLTATQVDRFAAKVEVGAPRKEEELKIIRMADELMSPQIKAVASLKDMVEAQEAVKRIRVDDSVAEYMVNIIDELRRSNLAEPLSVRASLWLYRMSRAKALMEGRDFVTPDDVKAVALPVLRHRVAVSEGLSPDSLIRSVLERVPVPRG, from the coding sequence TTGGACTTAGGCAGGGCAAGGGACGTGGTAAGCGCCATAAGGTCCGCCGTGAGGACCTACTACGCGGGCAACGACGAGGCCCTCGACACCGCCCTGGCAGCCATACTGGCCGAGGGGCACGTGCTCCTTGAGGGCCCCCCAGGGGTGGGCAAGACGACGCTGGCCAAGCTCCTGGCCCAGGCAATGGGGGGACAGTTCAAGAGGGTCCAGATGACCTCCGACCTGCTGCCCTCCGACGTGATAGGGGCAATGGTGTGGGACCAGGCCAAGGGGGAGTTCAGGTTCAGGCCGGGCCCCATATTTGCTAACGTGGTCCTCGTTGACGAGCTCAACAGGGCGACCCCGAGGACCCAGAGCGCCCTGCTCGAGGCCATGGCCGAGGGCCAGGTTACGGTTGACGTCAACACGCACCAGCTTCCGAGGCCCTTCCTGGTGATAGCCACCCAGGTCCCCAGGGACACGGGAGGCGTCTTCCCGCTCACGGCAACCCAGGTGGACAGGTTTGCGGCCAAGGTTGAGGTGGGGGCTCCGCGGAAGGAGGAGGAGCTGAAGATCATAAGGATGGCAGACGAGCTTATGTCGCCCCAGATAAAGGCCGTGGCCAGCCTTAAGGACATGGTGGAGGCTCAGGAGGCGGTCAAACGTATCAGGGTTGACGACTCGGTGGCCGAGTACATGGTTAACATCATAGACGAGCTCAGGAGGTCGAACCTGGCGGAGCCCCTGAGCGTCAGGGCGTCCCTCTGGCTCTACCGCATGTCAAGGGCTAAGGCCCTCATGGAGGGCAGGGACTTCGTGACCCCAGACGACGTTAAGGCTGTGGCCCTCCCGGTGCTGAGGCACAGGGTGGCTGTCAGCGAGGGGCTCTCCCCGGACTCACTCATAAGGTCAGTCCTTGAGAGGGTGCCCGTGCCGAGGGGCTGA
- a CDS encoding DUF1641 domain-containing protein, with protein sequence MSQQGPQDKATPQAAQKPAAQSQARPQAAAAPQAAKPAPGAAKPPAPAAQQAAKPQAPQPVILPPPPPVDVGTVAVVELLDAIVKLKRSGLLGMISYLADKAEDSFLSAATDPALMRLMALLASVSYGVSRVPPDDIALAQNSVQDLTSCAVTALGRVDITEERRYGALGMGYRLRDPDVGTSLWILLQIAKGLGRCVRERNKSK encoded by the coding sequence TTGTCCCAGCAGGGTCCACAGGACAAGGCCACGCCTCAGGCGGCTCAGAAGCCTGCAGCGCAGTCGCAGGCAAGGCCCCAGGCAGCTGCGGCGCCCCAGGCCGCCAAGCCAGCCCCAGGGGCAGCCAAGCCTCCCGCCCCAGCGGCCCAGCAGGCGGCCAAGCCCCAGGCGCCGCAGCCTGTGATACTTCCGCCTCCCCCACCCGTTGACGTCGGAACCGTTGCCGTGGTGGAGCTCCTCGACGCCATAGTAAAGCTGAAGAGGAGCGGCCTGCTGGGCATGATCTCCTACCTTGCGGACAAGGCAGAGGACTCGTTCCTCTCAGCCGCCACCGACCCGGCGTTGATGAGGCTCATGGCTCTGCTGGCCTCTGTTAGCTATGGCGTCTCCAGGGTCCCACCTGATGACATAGCCCTGGCCCAGAACTCGGTGCAGGACCTCACATCCTGTGCCGTGACGGCCCTCGGAAGGGTTGACATAACGGAGGAGCGCAGATATGGGGCCCTCGGCATGGGCTACAGGCTCAGGGACCCCGACGTTGGGACCTCGCTCTGGATACTCCTTCAGATAGCTAAGGGGCTGGGCCGCTGCGTGAGGGAGAGGAACAAGTCAAAGTGA